Proteins encoded within one genomic window of Bos indicus x Bos taurus breed Angus x Brahman F1 hybrid chromosome 18, Bos_hybrid_MaternalHap_v2.0, whole genome shotgun sequence:
- the LOC113876048 gene encoding cationic amino acid transporter 3-like encodes MLQDARQFGQKLVRRRPLGPREETEHHLAGCLNTLDLVIIGVRRMLGAGVHILVGTVAKYIAGPAIVLSFLVAALSSLLSGFCYIEFGARVPSSGSMYLYSYTIMGQVYGFIIGWNRILSLTVGTACIARAWSYTFDSLTGNHISRGLEGTFSLYMPYYLAKYPDFFALGLVLLLMGLLVLGVHVLPQVNKVFMGINILVLSFIIVSGFIKGDLHNWKLMEQDYPLNTSESNDIYSLGPLGSGGFVPFGLDGILRGAALCFYMFIGFDSIVTTGEKAQNPQRSIPISIVVSVLICFVAYFGVSAALTLMVPYYQIHPDSPFLQAFLHVGWGPARYVVAVGILCALSSSLLNTMFAMSWLIYTMAEDGLLFRFLAEINARTRTHIKVIMISGILAGVLALLFHFSDLMDLMSLRSLLANLVVDFSVLVLRYHSDQNLSKNQKTEEESEMELVVKERSLDPVPKANISRNLKSLWFPASTIPTRTSGQIVYGCAIVLVVLLIILSLILYRWPSQVFSGDPVLTTVAVLLLLLITGVTAIIWRQPQDPTALHFRVPALPFLPLVSIFVNIYLMVHMTTWTWVLFGIWMGIGFAIYFGYGIRHKLEENTEQHTGLHLPNAGQKHP; translated from the exons ATGCTTCAGGATGCTCGCCAATTTGGTCAGAAGCTGGTGCGCAGGCGGCCACTGGGTCCCAGAGAGGAGACTGAGCATCACCTGGCTGGTTGTCTGAACACCCTAGACCTGGTGATCATAGGCGTGCGCAGGATGTTGGGAGCTGGCGTGCACATCCTGGTTGGTACAGTGGCCAAGTACATCGCTGGACCAGCAATCGTCCTCTCCTTCTTGGTGGCTGCCCTGTCTTCTCTGTTGTCTGGGTTCTGCTATATAGAATTTGGGGCCCGGGTACCAAGCTCTGGTTCTATGTATCTCTACAGCTATACCATCATGGGTCAGGTGTATGGCTTCATCATCGGCTGGAATCGCATACTGTCCTTAACTGTTG GCACTGCCTGTATAGCCCGGGCCTGGAGCTACACCTTCGACAGCCTGACTGGGAACCACATCTCTCGGGGGTTAGAGGGAACTTTCTCCCTGTATATGCCCTACTACCTGGCCAAGTACCCAGACTTTTTCGCCCTGGGCCTGGTGCTGCTGCTCATGG GACTACTGGTTCTGGGAGTTCATGTGTTACCCCAGGTTAACAAAGTGTTCATGGGCATCAACATTTTGGTCCTCAGCTTCATCATCGTCTCTGGCTTCATTAAGGGAGACCTGCACAACTGGAAGCTCATGGAACAGGACTACCCATTGAACACATCTGAATCCAATGACATTTATAG CTTGGGCCCTCTGGGTTCTGGAGGGTTTGTGCCTTTTGGCCTTGATGGGATTCTCCGAGGAGCAGCTTTATGTTTCTACATGTTTATTGGTTTTGATTCCATTGTCACTACAG GGGAAAAAGCCCAAAATCCTCAGCGGTCCATCCCCATCAGCATCGTGGTCTCAGTCTTGATCTGCTTTGTGGCATATTTTGGTGTCTCAGCAGCGCTCACCCTCATGGTGCCCTACTACCAAATTCACCCTGACAGCCCCTTTCTACAGGCTTTTCTCCATGTTGGTTGGGGCCCTGCCAGATATGTCGTGGCTGTTGGCATCCTCTGTGCTCTTTCATCCAG ccTCCTGAACACCATGTTTGCCATGTCTTGGTTGATCTACACAATGGCAGAGGACGGGCTCCTTTTCCGATTTCTTGCCGAGATCAACGCCCGTACACGCACTCACATCAAGGTTATCATGATTTCTGGAATCCTTGCAG GGGTCTTGGCGTTACTCTTCCATTTCAGTGATCTGATGGATCTCATGTCACTTCGGTCCCTGCTTGCTAACTTGGTGGTCGATTTTTCTGTCCTTGTGCTCAG GTATCACTCAGACCAGAATTTAAGCAAGAACcaaaaaacagaggaagaaagtgagATGGAGCTTGTAGTCAAAGAAAGGTCTTTGGACCCTGTACCTAAAGCCAACATCTcaaggaatctcaagagtctgtGGTTCCCTGCCAGCACCATCCCCACCCGGACATCTGGCCAGATTGTCTATGGATGTGCCATAGTGCTTG TTGTCCTGCTGATAATCCTGAGCCTGATCTTGTACCGGTGGCCCAGCCAGGTGTTCTCTGGAGACCCCGTGCTCACCACagtggctgtgctgctgctgctgctcatcacTGGGGTCACGGCCATCATCTGGAGGCAGCCCCAGGACCCCACTGCTCTTCACTTCAGG GTCCCTGCTCTGCCTTTCCTCCCACTGGTGAGCATCTTTGTGAACATTTACCTGATGGTGCACATGACTACTTGGACCTGGGTCCTATTTGGCATCTGGATGGGGATTG GATTTGCCATATACTTTGGATATGGGATCCGACACAAGTTGGAGGAGAACACTGAGCAACACACTGGCCTCCACCTCCCAAATGCTGGACAAAAACATCCCTAG